The Helicobacter pylori genome includes a window with the following:
- a CDS encoding energy transducer TonB family protein → MKISPSPQKLSKVSTSVSFLISFALYAIGFGYFLLREDVPAPLAQAGTTKVTMSLASINTNSNTKTNAESAKPKEEPKEKPKKEEPKKEEPKKKVSKPKPKPKPKPKPKPTPKPKPEPKPKPEPKPEPKVEEVKKEEPKEEPKKEEAKEEAKEKSAPKQVTTKDVVKEKDKQEESNKTSEGATSEAQAYNPGVSNEFLMKIQTAISSKNRYPKMAQIRGIEGEVLVSFVINPDGSVTDIKVVKSNTTDILNHAALEAIKNAAYLFPKPEETVHLKIPIAYSLKED, encoded by the coding sequence ATGAAAATTTCTCCATCTCCACAGAAGCTAAGTAAAGTCTCAACGAGTGTCAGCTTTTTAATCTCTTTTGCCCTATATGCTATAGGGTTTGGCTATTTTTTACTGCGCGAAGATGTTCCAGCGCCTTTAGCGCAAGCTGGCACCACTAAAGTTACTATGAGTTTAGCCAGCATTAACACTAATTCCAATACAAAGACCAATGCTGAGTCGGCTAAACCCAAAGAAGAGCCTAAAGAAAAACCCAAGAAAGAAGAGCCAAAAAAAGAAGAACCCAAAAAAAAGGTTTCAAAGCCTAAGCCTAAACCCAAACCCAAGCCAAAACCTAAGCCTACACCCAAACCCAAACCCGAGCCTAAGCCAAAACCTGAGCCAAAACCCGAGCCTAAAGTTGAAGAAGTTAAAAAAGAAGAGCCTAAAGAAGAACCCAAAAAAGAAGAAGCTAAAGAGGAAGCTAAAGAAAAAAGCGCTCCTAAACAAGTAACGACTAAGGATGTAGTCAAAGAAAAAGACAAGCAAGAAGAGTCTAATAAGACTTCTGAGGGGGCCACTTCTGAAGCTCAAGCTTATAACCCAGGGGTGAGCAACGAATTTTTAATGAAGATCCAAACCGCTATTTCTTCTAAAAACCGCTACCCTAAAATGGCGCAGATTAGGGGCATTGAGGGCGAAGTGTTAGTGAGCTTTGTGATCAATCCTGATGGGAGCGTTACGGACATTAAAGTGGTCAAAAGCAACACAACGGATATTTTAAACCATGCGGCTTTAGAGGCCATTAAAAACGCAGCGTATTTATTCCCCAAACCAGAAGAAACCGTGCATCTAAAAATCCCTATCGCTTATAGCTTGAAAGAAGACTAA
- a CDS encoding outer membrane protein, with product MKIKKSLLLSLTLASSLLHAEDNGVFLSVGYQIGEAVQKVKNADKVQKLSDTYENLNKLLANHSHSNPEAINANSAQAINQAIGNLNANTQNLIDKTDNSPAYQATLLALQSTVGLWNSIAYAVICGGYTDKPNHNTTETFYNQPGQNSDSITCGGHVGLLAAGKGNSLSIEQFATLNKAYQIIQAALKKGLPALNNTTTTVEVTIKTATNAQNINVNNNNNNAADTTVSITDTYINDAQNLLTQAQTIINTLQDNCPQLKGKSSSSNGGTNNANTPSWQTSANQNSCSVFGTEFSAISDMISNAQNIVKETQQLNTAPLKSIAQPHDFNLNSPNSIALAQSMLKNAQSQAAVLKLANQVGSDFNRISTGVLKNYIEECNANASSESVSNNTWGKGCAGVEETLSSLKTSAADFNNQTPQINQAETLANTLIQELGNNPFRNMGMIASSTTNNGALNGLGVQVGYKQFFGEKKRWGLRYYGFFDYNHAYIKSNFFNSASDVWTYGVGSDLLFNFINDKNTNFLGKNNKISFGLFGGIALAGTSWLNSQFVNLKTISNVYSAKVNTANFQFLFNLGLRTNLARPKKKDSHHAAQHGMELGVKIPTINTNYYSFLDTKLEYRRLYSVYLNYVFAY from the coding sequence ATGAAAATCAAAAAATCCCTCTTGCTTTCTCTAACTCTTGCGTCATCATTGCTCCATGCTGAAGACAACGGCGTTTTTTTAAGCGTGGGTTATCAAATCGGTGAAGCGGTTCAGAAAGTGAAAAACGCCGACAAGGTGCAAAAACTTTCAGACACTTATGAAAACTTAAACAAGCTTTTGGCTAATCACAGCCATTCCAATCCAGAAGCGATTAACGCAAACAGCGCGCAAGCGATCAATCAAGCGATTGGTAATTTAAACGCAAACACGCAAAATTTAATTGATAAGACAGACAATTCCCCTGCCTATCAAGCCACGCTTTTAGCGCTCCAATCCACGGTGGGGTTATGGAATAGCATAGCTTATGCAGTCATATGCGGAGGCTATACGGATAAACCCAATCACAACACCACAGAAACTTTTTACAACCAACCAGGACAAAATTCAGATTCAATCACTTGCGGTGGGCATGTGGGGTTACTTGCAGCAGGCAAAGGTAATTCTCTATCCATTGAACAATTTGCAACGCTCAATAAAGCGTATCAAATTATCCAAGCCGCTTTGAAAAAAGGTCTCCCTGCTTTAAACAATACAACAACAACGGTGGAAGTAACCATTAAAACAGCAACCAACGCTCAAAACATTAATGTCAATAATAACAATAACAATGCTGCTGACACTACAGTTAGCATAACTGATACTTATATTAACGATGCACAAAACCTTTTAACCCAAGCGCAAACCATCATCAACACCCTTCAAGACAATTGCCCGCAATTGAAAGGGAAATCTTCTAGTAGTAATGGTGGAACTAATAACGCAAACACCCCTTCATGGCAAACAAGCGCTAACCAAAATTCGTGCAGCGTTTTTGGCACGGAATTTAGCGCTATTTCAGACATGATCAGTAACGCTCAAAACATCGTAAAAGAAACCCAACAGCTTAATACTGCCCCACTAAAAAGCATCGCACAACCCCATGATTTCAACCTTAACTCCCCTAATAGTATCGCTTTGGCTCAAAGCATGCTCAAAAACGCTCAATCTCAAGCAGCGGTTTTAAAACTGGCCAATCAAGTGGGGAGCGATTTTAATAGAATTTCTACAGGAGTTCTTAAAAATTATATAGAAGAATGCAACGCGAATGCTTCAAGTGAAAGCGTTTCTAATAACACTTGGGGGAAAGGTTGCGCTGGCGTGGAAGAAACTCTGTCTTCATTAAAAACAAGCGCCGCTGATTTTAACAACCAAACGCCTCAAATCAATCAAGCTGAAACCCTCGCTAACACCCTTATCCAAGAACTTGGCAACAACCCTTTTAGGAATATGGGCATGATCGCTTCTTCAACCACGAATAACGGCGCCTTGAATGGCCTTGGGGTGCAAGTGGGTTATAAGCAATTTTTTGGAGAAAAGAAAAGATGGGGGTTAAGGTATTATGGTTTCTTTGATTACAACCACGCCTACATCAAATCCAATTTCTTTAACTCGGCTTCTGATGTTTGGACTTATGGGGTGGGTAGCGATTTATTGTTTAATTTCATCAACGATAAAAACACCAACTTTTTAGGTAAAAACAACAAGATTTCTTTTGGGCTTTTTGGAGGCATTGCCTTAGCAGGGACTTCATGGCTTAATTCTCAATTTGTGAATTTAAAAACCATCAGCAATGTCTATAGCGCTAAAGTGAATACGGCTAATTTCCAATTTTTATTCAATTTAGGCTTGAGAACCAATCTCGCTAGACCTAAGAAAAAAGATAGCCATCATGCGGCTCAACATGGCATGGAATTGGGCGTGAAAATCCCTACCATTAACACGAATTACTATTCTTTTCTAGACACCAAACTAGAATACCGAAGGCTTTATAGCGTGTATCTCAATTACGTGTTTGCTTATTAA
- the mnmA gene encoding tRNA 2-thiouridine(34) synthase MnmA, whose protein sequence is MKIAVLLSGGVDSSYSAYSLKEQGHELVGIYLKLHASEKKHDLYIKNAQKACEFLGIPLEVLDFQKDFKSAVYDEFISAYEEGQTPNPCALCNPLMKFGLALDHALKLGCEKIATGHYARVKEIDKVSYIQEALDKTKDQSYFLYALEHEVIAKLVFPLGDLLKKDIKPLALNAMPFLGTLETYKESQEICFVEKSYIDTLKKHVEVEKEGVVKNLQGEIIGTHKGYMQYTIGKRKGFSVKGALEPHFVVGIDAKKNELIVGKKEDLATHSLKAKNKSLMKDFKNGEYSIKARYRSVPTKAFVSLRDEAIEVEFEEPFYGVAKGQALVVYKDDILLGGGVIV, encoded by the coding sequence ATGAAAATAGCGGTATTACTCAGTGGGGGGGTGGATAGCTCTTATAGCGCTTATAGCTTAAAAGAGCAAGGGCATGAATTAGTGGGGATTTATTTAAAACTCCATGCGAGTGAAAAAAAGCATGATTTATACATTAAAAACGCACAAAAAGCGTGCGAGTTTTTAGGCATTCCTTTAGAGGTGTTGGATTTTCAAAAGGATTTTAAAAGTGCGGTTTATGATGAATTTATCAGCGCTTATGAAGAAGGGCAAACCCCTAACCCATGCGCGTTGTGCAACCCTTTAATGAAATTTGGGCTAGCTTTAGATCACGCTTTAAAATTAGGGTGTGAAAAGATCGCTACCGGGCATTATGCGAGGGTCAAAGAAATTGACAAGGTAAGTTATATTCAAGAGGCTTTGGATAAAACTAAAGATCAGAGCTATTTTTTATACGCTTTAGAGCATGAAGTTATCGCTAAATTGGTGTTCCCTTTAGGGGATTTGTTAAAAAAGGATATTAAGCCTTTAGCCTTGAATGCGATGCCTTTTTTAGGCACTCTAGAGACTTATAAGGAATCTCAAGAAATCTGCTTTGTGGAAAAAAGCTACATTGACACTTTAAAAAAGCATGTTGAAGTGGAAAAAGAGGGCGTGGTGAAAAACCTGCAAGGCGAAATCATTGGCACGCATAAGGGCTATATGCAATACACGATTGGCAAACGCAAAGGCTTTAGTGTTAAAGGTGCGTTAGAGCCGCATTTTGTGGTGGGGATTGACGCTAAAAAGAACGAGTTAATTGTGGGCAAAAAAGAAGATCTCGCCACGCATTCGCTTAAGGCTAAAAACAAATCTTTGATGAAAGATTTTAAAAATGGCGAATATTCTATCAAGGCCCGTTACAGGAGCGTGCCTACTAAAGCGTTTGTGAGTTTGAGAGATGAGGCGATTGAAGTGGAGTTTGAAGAGCCTTTTTATGGCGTGGCTAAAGGGCAAGCCTTAGTCGTTTATAAAGATGACATCTTGCTTGGCGGGGGCGTGATTGTTTAG
- the exbB gene encoding TonB-system energizer ExbB: MGGFSMAMLKDYVDIFIFAVLGVASFLAVWFVIERIIFYSKVNLKAYDDIDALNLDLTKNLTILYVIFSNAPYVGLLGTVLGIMVIFYDMGMSGGMDAKTIMVGLSLALKATALGLAVAIPTLIAYNSLLRKSDVLSEKFRIMKK, from the coding sequence ATGGGCGGTTTTTCAATGGCAATGTTGAAAGATTATGTGGATATATTCATTTTTGCGGTGCTTGGCGTGGCGAGTTTTTTAGCTGTGTGGTTTGTGATTGAAAGGATTATTTTTTATTCCAAAGTCAATTTGAAAGCTTATGATGATATAGACGCCCTAAATTTGGATTTAACCAAGAATCTAACCATTCTCTATGTGATTTTTTCTAACGCGCCTTATGTGGGCTTATTAGGGACGGTTTTAGGGATCATGGTGATTTTCTATGACATGGGCATGAGCGGCGGGATGGACGCTAAAACGATCATGGTAGGTTTGTCTTTAGCTTTAAAAGCGACCGCTCTAGGGCTTGCTGTGGCGATTCCCACTTTGATCGCTTATAATAGCTTGTTGAGAAAATCCGATGTTTTGAGTGAAAAATTCAGGATCATGAAAAAATGA
- the exbD gene encoding TonB system transport protein ExbD has translation MKSIRRGDGLNVVPFIDIMLVLLAIVLSISTFIAQGKIKVSLPNAKNAEKSQPNDQKVVVISVDEHDNIFVDDKPTNLEALSAAIKQTDPKTLIDLKSDKSSRFETFISIMDILKEHNHENFSISTEAK, from the coding sequence ATGAAAAGCATCAGAAGAGGCGATGGGCTGAATGTTGTCCCTTTTATTGATATTATGCTCGTTTTGCTAGCGATTGTGTTAAGCATTTCTACTTTTATCGCACAAGGTAAGATTAAAGTTAGTCTCCCTAACGCTAAAAATGCAGAAAAATCCCAACCAAACGATCAGAAAGTGGTGGTCATCTCTGTAGATGAGCATGACAATATTTTCGTCGATGACAAACCGACGAATTTAGAAGCTTTGAGCGCTGCAATCAAACAAACAGATCCTAAAACCCTTATAGACTTAAAAAGCGACAAAAGCTCTCGTTTTGAAACTTTTATCAGCATTATGGATATTTTAAAAGAGCATAATCATGAAAATTTCTCCATCTCCACAGAAGCTAAGTAA
- the nikR gene encoding nickel-responsive transcriptional regulator NikR, with protein sequence MDTHNKDDSIIRFSVSLQQNLLDELDNRIIKNGYSSRSELVRDMIREKLVEDNWAEDNPNDGSKIAVLVVIYDHHQRELNQRMIDIQHASGTHVLCTTHIHMDAHNCLETIILQGNSLEIQRLQLEIGGLRGVKFAKLTKASSFEHNE encoded by the coding sequence ATGGATACACACAATAAAGACGATTCAATCATCCGCTTTTCGGTTTCTTTACAACAAAATTTATTAGACGAATTGGATAACCGCATCATTAAAAACGGCTATTCTTCTCGCTCAGAATTGGTGCGCGACATGATCAGAGAAAAATTAGTAGAAGACAATTGGGCAGAAGATAACCCTAATGATGGGAGTAAAATCGCCGTGCTTGTGGTGATTTATGACCACCATCAAAGGGAATTAAACCAGCGCATGATAGACATTCAGCATGCCAGCGGGACGCATGTTTTATGCACCACGCACATTCACATGGATGCGCATAATTGTTTAGAGACGATTATCTTACAAGGCAATTCGCTTGAAATCCAACGCTTGCAATTAGAAATTGGGGGGCTTAGGGGGGTTAAATTCGCTAAATTGACTAAGGCGTCTAGCTTTGAACACAATGAATAG
- a CDS encoding J domain-containing protein: protein MAKIELLAKFTQIALPNSHPLLKKVLNYAKKHFSQCHMLSSSLLILNDTECFKKNYLLNWVYHALECVHEKDISAHSLEEVLQKSHLPIRIKIINQNTLLEKIEVKVLTFGAEYALFITKHPIAKRFLRQKFSGCVFLETQDELHIRGDSERFWELIVTLNENRIVHNACLDFIYPNGFGKDSYTTMAERKLKECYKTLGFIKHENFSEVKKRYLELAKTYHPDLCDLKEKKALYAKRFAIIQEAYCHIKKHA, encoded by the coding sequence ATGGCCAAAATTGAATTGTTAGCCAAATTCACGCAAATCGCGCTCCCCAACAGCCACCCCTTATTGAAAAAAGTTTTAAACTACGCTAAAAAACATTTCAGCCAGTGCCACATGCTCTCTTCATCGTTGCTCATCTTAAACGACACGGAATGCTTTAAGAAAAACTACTTGCTTAATTGGGTCTATCATGCCCTTGAATGCGTGCATGAGAAAGATATTAGCGCGCATTCTTTAGAAGAGGTTTTACAAAAAAGCCACTTGCCCATACGCATCAAAATTATCAATCAAAACACGCTTTTAGAAAAAATAGAAGTGAAAGTTTTAACCTTTGGGGCAGAATACGCGCTTTTTATCACCAAACACCCTATCGCCAAGCGGTTTTTACGCCAAAAATTCAGCGGCTGTGTGTTTTTAGAAACCCAAGATGAATTGCATATAAGAGGCGATTCAGAGCGTTTTTGGGAACTCATTGTAACGCTCAATGAAAATAGAATCGTCCATAACGCATGCTTAGATTTCATCTATCCTAATGGCTTTGGCAAGGACAGCTACACCACTATGGCTGAGCGCAAATTAAAGGAATGCTATAAAACGCTAGGGTTTATCAAGCATGAAAATTTCAGCGAAGTCAAAAAGCGCTATTTAGAATTGGCTAAAACCTACCACCCTGATTTATGCGATCTGAAAGAAAAAAAGGCTCTTTACGCCAAACGCTTCGCTATCATTCAAGAGGCGTATTGCCACATTAAAAAACACGCTTAA
- the nadD gene encoding nicotinate (nicotinamide) nucleotide adenylyltransferase, which yields MNSVLEYKELALYGGSFDPLHKAHLAIIEQTLELLPFAKLIVLPAYQNPFKKPCFLDAQTRFKELERALKGMPRVLLSDFEIKQERAVPTIESALHFQKLYRPQTLHLVIGADCLRHLSSWTNATELLKRVELVVFERIGYEEIQFKGRYFPLKGIDVPISSSAIRAGLGV from the coding sequence ATGAATAGCGTGTTAGAATACAAAGAATTAGCGCTCTATGGAGGGAGTTTTGATCCCTTGCATAAGGCTCATTTAGCCATTATTGAGCAAACTTTAGAATTATTGCCATTTGCTAAGCTGATTGTCTTGCCCGCTTATCAAAACCCTTTCAAAAAGCCATGTTTTTTGGACGCGCAAACCCGTTTTAAGGAATTAGAAAGAGCTTTAAAGGGAATGCCTAGGGTGCTATTGAGCGATTTTGAAATCAAACAAGAAAGGGCTGTGCCTACGATAGAAAGCGCGCTTCATTTCCAAAAACTCTACCGCCCTCAAACGCTTCATTTGGTTATAGGAGCGGATTGTTTGAGGCATCTTTCTTCTTGGACTAACGCTACAGAGCTTTTAAAAAGGGTGGAATTAGTGGTTTTTGAAAGGATTGGCTATGAAGAGATCCAATTTAAGGGGCGTTATTTCCCTTTAAAAGGCATTGATGTGCCGATTTCTTCTAGCGCGATTAGGGCTGGTTTGGGGGTTTAA